The Apodemus sylvaticus chromosome 5, mApoSyl1.1, whole genome shotgun sequence genome has a segment encoding these proteins:
- the Prnp gene encoding major prion protein yields MANLGYWLLALFVTTWTDVGLCKKRPKPGGWNTGGSRYPGQGSPGGNRYPPQSGGTWGQPHGGGWGQPHGGGWGQPHGGGWGQPHGGGWGQGGGTHNQWNKPSKPKTNLKHVAGAAAAGAVVGGLGGYMLGSAMSRPMIHFGNDWEDRYYRENMYRYPNQVYYRPVDQYSNQNNFVHDCVNITIKQHTVTTTTKGENFTETDVKMMERVVEQMCVTQYQKESQAYYDGRRSSAVLFSSPPVILLISFLIFLIVG; encoded by the coding sequence ATGGCGAACCTTGGCTACTGGCTGCTGGCCCTCTTTGTGACTACATGGACTGATGTCGGCCTCTGCAAAAAGCGGCCAAAGCCTGGCGGGTGGAACACTGGTGGGAGCCGGTACCCCGGGCAGGGAAGCCCTGGAGGCAACCGTTACCCACCTCAGAGTGGTGGCACCTGGGGGCAGCCCCATGGTGGTGGCTGGGGACAACCCCATGGCGGTGGCTGGGGACAGCCTCATGGTGGTGGCTGGGGTCAGCCCCATGGCGGTGGCTGGGGTCAAGGAGGGGGTACCCATAATCAGTGGAACAAGCCCAGCAAGCCAAAAACCAACCTCAAGCATGTGGCAGGTGCTGCTGCAGCCGGGGCAGTAGTGGGGGGCCTTGGTGGCTACATGTTGGGGAGCGCCATGAGCAGGCCCATGATCCATTTTGGCAATGACTGGGAGGACCGCTACTACCGTGAAAACATGTACCGTTACCCTAACCAAGTGTACTACAGGCCGGTGGATCAGTACAGCAACCAGAACAACTTCGTGCACGACTGCGTCAACATCACCATTAAGCAGCACAcggtcaccaccaccaccaaggggGAGAACTTCACGGAGACCGACGTGAAGATGATGGAGCGCGTGGTGGAGCAGATGTGTGTCACCCAGTACCAGAAGGAGTCCCAGGCCTATTACGACGGGAGGCGATCCAGCGCCGtgcttttctcctcccctcccgtgatcctcctcatctccttcctcatcttcctGATTGTGGGATGA
- the Prnd gene encoding prion-like protein doppel gives MKNRLGTWGLAILCMLLASHLSTVKARGIKHRFKWNRKVLPSSGQITEARVAENRPGAFIKQGRKLDIDFGAEGNRYYAANYWQFPDGIYYEGCSDANVTKEMLVTSCVNATQAANQAEFSREKQDSKLHQRVLWRLIKEICSTKHCDYWLERGAALRVAVDQPAMVCLLGFVWFIVK, from the coding sequence ATGAAGAACCGCCTGGGTACATGGGGGCTGGCCATCCTCTGCATGCTGCTTGCCAGTCACCTCTCCACGGTCAAGGCGAGGGGCATAAAGCACAGGTTCAAATGGAACCGGAAGGTCCTGCCCAGCAGCGGCCAAATCACCGAAGCCCGAGTAGCTGAGAATCGCCCAGGAGCCTTTATCAAACAAGGCCGGAAGCTGGACATCGACTTCGGAGCAGAGGGCAACAGGTACTACGCGGCCAACTACTGGCAGTTCCCTGATGGGATCTACTACGAAGGCTGCTCCGACGCCAACGTGACCAAGGAGATGCTGGTGACCAGCTGTGTCAACGCTACCCAGGCGGCCAACCAGGCTGAGTTCTCCCGGGAGAAGCAGGATAGCAAGCTCCACCAGCGAGTCCTGTGGCGACTGATCAAAGAAATCTGCTCCACCAAGCACTGCGATTACTGGCTGGAGAGGGGAGCTGCGCTGCGGGTCGCGGTGGACCAACCGGCGATGGTCTGCCTGCTGGGTTTCGTTTGGTTCATTGTGAAATAA